The following are encoded in a window of Prochlorococcus marinus str. MIT 1013 genomic DNA:
- the hemB gene encoding porphobilinogen synthase yields the protein MDLIYRPRRLRRTNSLRDMVRENSVSASDFIYPLFVHEGSDIQEIPAMPGAFRWSMDGLVDEVKRAWNLGIRCVVLFPKVPDELKTEDGVECFNEKGLIPRSIERLKIEIPEMCVMTDVALDPYSCDGHDGIVSNQGIILNDETVDYLCKQAVVQAQSGADLIGPSDMMDGRVGAIREALDDEGFEHVGIISYTAKYSSAYYGPFREALDSAPRSLANKPIPKNKNTYQMDPANAREAITEAQLDEQEGSDILMVKPGLAYLDIIYRLREEAELPIAAYNVSGEYSMVKAAAQRGWIDEKAIVLETLLSFKRAGANLILTYHACDAAGWLKEQ from the coding sequence ATGGATCTTATTTATCGGCCCCGTCGTCTTCGTAGAACAAATTCTTTAAGAGATATGGTTAGAGAGAATAGTGTCTCTGCCTCTGACTTTATTTATCCTCTTTTTGTTCATGAAGGTTCAGATATTCAAGAAATACCAGCGATGCCAGGTGCATTTCGCTGGTCAATGGATGGATTGGTTGATGAAGTTAAACGTGCTTGGAATCTAGGTATTAGATGTGTCGTTCTATTCCCAAAAGTTCCTGACGAGCTAAAAACAGAAGATGGAGTTGAATGTTTTAATGAAAAAGGTTTAATACCAAGGTCTATTGAAAGATTGAAAATAGAGATACCTGAAATGTGTGTCATGACCGATGTCGCTTTAGATCCTTATTCTTGTGATGGTCATGATGGAATAGTTAGTAATCAAGGAATAATTTTGAATGATGAAACCGTTGATTATTTATGTAAACAAGCTGTGGTTCAAGCACAATCTGGAGCAGATTTAATCGGACCTAGTGACATGATGGATGGAAGAGTAGGAGCTATAAGAGAAGCTTTAGATGATGAAGGTTTTGAACATGTAGGAATAATTAGTTACACCGCAAAGTATTCATCTGCCTATTACGGGCCTTTTAGAGAAGCTTTAGATTCTGCTCCCAGATCATTAGCAAATAAGCCTATCCCGAAAAATAAAAACACCTATCAGATGGACCCAGCGAATGCTAGAGAAGCTATAACAGAAGCTCAACTTGACGAACAAGAGGGATCTGACATCCTAATGGTCAAACCTGGTTTGGCTTATTTAGATATTATTTATCGTTTAAGGGAAGAAGCAGAATTGCCAATCGCTGCTTATAACGTTAGTGGGGAGTATTCAATGGTCAAAGCTGCTGCACAAAGAGGTTGGATAGATGAAAAGGCAATCGTTTTGGAAACTTTATTGAGTTTTAAAAGAGCTGGAGCAAATCTAATTCTTACATATCATGCGTGTGATGCCGCAGGATGGCTAAAAGAACAATAG
- the aroC gene encoding chorismate synthase, whose protein sequence is MGSSFGKLFNISTFGESHGGGVGVIIDGCPPRLVLDINQIQNDLNRRRPGQSKITTPRNESDEVEILSGLLGNKTLGTPIAMVVRNKDHRPKDYSEIKKTFRPSHADATYQKKYGIQALSGGGRASARETIGRVAAGSIAKQLLTQAANTEILAWVKRIHNIEAEILPSEVTYDEIEKNIVRCPNQSAADLMIQRVEAFGKEGDSCGGVIECVVRNPPVGLGMPVFDKLEADLAKALMSLPATKAFEVGSGFRGTYLKGSEHNDPFLPSDSDQLKTATNNSGGIQGGITNGENIVLRVGFKPTATIRKSQKTIDEDGNATTLKATGRHDPCVLPRAVPMVEAMVALVLADHLLRQKGQCTDYF, encoded by the coding sequence ATGGGAAGTAGTTTCGGAAAACTTTTTAATATCAGCACCTTTGGCGAATCACATGGCGGAGGCGTTGGTGTAATTATTGATGGATGTCCACCAAGGTTGGTGCTTGATATAAATCAAATACAGAATGATCTCAATCGAAGGAGGCCCGGACAAAGCAAAATCACTACTCCAAGAAACGAAAGTGATGAAGTAGAAATTCTTAGTGGTCTTTTAGGGAACAAAACCTTAGGAACACCAATTGCCATGGTTGTAAGAAATAAAGATCATCGGCCTAAGGATTATTCTGAAATTAAAAAAACTTTTAGACCATCTCACGCTGATGCTACATATCAGAAAAAATATGGAATTCAGGCTTTAAGTGGAGGTGGGCGAGCATCGGCAAGAGAGACGATAGGTAGGGTTGCCGCAGGCTCTATTGCAAAGCAACTCCTCACTCAGGCTGCAAATACGGAAATACTTGCATGGGTAAAGAGAATTCACAATATTGAAGCTGAGATTCTTCCGAGTGAAGTGACTTATGACGAGATTGAGAAAAATATTGTTCGATGTCCAAATCAATCAGCTGCAGATTTAATGATTCAGAGAGTTGAGGCGTTTGGTAAAGAAGGAGACTCCTGTGGAGGAGTAATAGAATGTGTGGTTCGAAATCCGCCAGTAGGTCTTGGCATGCCTGTTTTTGATAAGTTAGAGGCTGACTTAGCAAAGGCATTAATGTCTTTGCCTGCTACTAAAGCTTTTGAAGTAGGGTCAGGTTTTAGAGGTACTTATTTGAAAGGTAGTGAACATAATGATCCTTTTTTACCATCGGATTCTGATCAATTGAAAACTGCTACTAATAATTCAGGGGGAATTCAAGGAGGTATAACTAATGGTGAGAATATAGTTCTGAGAGTTGGCTTTAAACCAACAGCAACTATTAGGAAAAGTCAAAAGACAATTGATGAGGATGGTAATGCAACAACTCTCAAGGCAACAGGAAGACATGACCCTTGTGTCTTGCCAAGGGCAGTTCCAATGGTTGAAGCAATGGTTGCGCTAGTTTTAGCTGATCATTTACTTAGGCAAAAAGGCCAATGTACTGATTATTTCTAA
- a CDS encoding bifunctional 4-hydroxy-2-oxoglutarate aldolase/2-dehydro-3-deoxy-phosphogluconate aldolase, with protein sequence MEVKQNNLIKSLRIQPLIVVIRLENNFFNISDKRENLLLKIEKLSNCGIKNIEIGWDSNPEWVNLILQIKKKFKSINIGVASITSRQSLDSIRSLDINYSMSPYFNKEIHLKAIKYNQLVIPGISNIENFKEAINLGYKIVKIYPASKLGVKFINELQGFKKKDMFFIGAGGIKSKNLKSLLKLGYDALVIGKELRNQKPDKDLKIWLKNC encoded by the coding sequence TTGGAAGTTAAGCAAAATAATTTAATAAAATCCCTTAGAATACAGCCACTTATAGTTGTAATTAGACTCGAGAATAATTTTTTTAATATCTCAGACAAAAGAGAAAATTTACTTTTAAAAATTGAGAAACTCTCAAATTGTGGTATAAAAAATATAGAAATAGGATGGGATTCAAATCCTGAATGGGTAAATTTGATCTTACAAATAAAAAAGAAATTCAAATCAATTAACATAGGAGTTGCATCAATTACATCGAGACAATCTTTAGACTCAATTCGCTCATTAGATATAAATTATTCCATGAGTCCATACTTTAATAAAGAAATTCATCTAAAAGCTATAAAATATAATCAATTAGTCATTCCAGGAATATCTAATATTGAAAATTTCAAAGAAGCAATCAATCTGGGATATAAAATTGTAAAAATCTATCCTGCATCAAAATTAGGAGTTAAATTTATAAACGAACTACAGGGCTTTAAAAAAAAGGATATGTTTTTTATTGGTGCAGGTGGAATTAAAAGTAAAAATTTAAAAAGTTTACTAAAACTTGGATACGATGCATTAGTGATCGGTAAAGAATTACGAAATCAAAAACCTGATAAAGATCTAAAGATATGGCTAAAAAATTGTTGA
- the psbA gene encoding photosystem II q(b) protein — MTTIQQQRSSLLKGWPQFCEWVTSTNNRIYVGWFGVLMIPCLLAATTCFIVAFIAAPPVDIDGIREPVAGSFMYGNNIISGAVVPSSNAIGLHFYPIWEAATLDEWLYNGGPYQLVIFHFLIGISAYMGRQWELSYRLGMRPWICVAYSAPVSAAFAVFLVYPFGQGSFSDGMPLGISGTFNFMFVFQAEHNILMHPFHMAGVAGMFGGALFSAMHGSLVTSSLIRETTGLDSQNYGYKFGQEEETYNIVAAHGYFGRLIFQYASFNNSRSLHFFLASWPVICVWLTSMGICTMAFNLNGFNFNQSVVDTSGKVVPTWGDVLNRANLGMEVMHERNAHNFPLDLAAAESTSVALVAPAIG, encoded by the coding sequence ATGACCACCATTCAGCAGCAACGTTCTTCGTTGCTCAAAGGTTGGCCACAATTCTGCGAGTGGGTTACTTCCACCAACAACCGTATCTATGTCGGTTGGTTCGGTGTATTGATGATCCCTTGCCTTCTTGCGGCAACAACTTGTTTCATCGTTGCATTTATCGCTGCTCCTCCAGTTGATATCGACGGTATCCGTGAGCCAGTAGCTGGTTCATTTATGTATGGAAACAACATCATTTCTGGTGCTGTTGTTCCTTCAAGTAACGCTATCGGCCTTCACTTCTACCCAATCTGGGAAGCAGCAACTCTTGATGAGTGGCTATATAACGGCGGCCCTTACCAGCTTGTAATCTTCCACTTCCTTATTGGTATCTCTGCATACATGGGACGTCAGTGGGAGCTTTCATACCGTTTAGGTATGCGCCCATGGATCTGTGTTGCTTACTCAGCTCCTGTATCAGCAGCTTTCGCTGTATTCCTTGTTTACCCATTCGGTCAGGGTTCATTCTCTGATGGTATGCCTCTAGGAATCTCTGGAACATTCAACTTCATGTTCGTTTTCCAGGCTGAGCACAACATCTTGATGCACCCATTCCATATGGCTGGTGTAGCAGGTATGTTCGGTGGTGCTTTGTTCTCTGCAATGCACGGTTCTTTGGTTACTTCATCACTTATCCGTGAGACAACAGGACTTGATTCACAGAACTACGGTTACAAGTTTGGACAAGAAGAAGAGACATACAACATCGTTGCAGCTCATGGCTACTTCGGTCGTTTGATCTTCCAATATGCAAGCTTCAACAACAGCCGTAGCCTTCACTTCTTCTTGGCTTCATGGCCAGTGATTTGTGTTTGGTTGACATCTATGGGCATCTGCACCATGGCGTTCAACTTGAACGGTTTCAACTTCAACCAGTCTGTAGTTGATACTTCAGGCAAGGTTGTACCAACCTGGGGTGACGTACTTAACCGTGCAAACCTTGGTATGGAAGTAATGCACGAGCGTAATGCTCACAACTTCCCACTTGACCTAGCAGCTGCTGAGTCTACTTCTGTAGCTCTTGTTGCACCTGCAATCGGTTAA
- a CDS encoding glutathione S-transferase family protein translates to MATPPILVKAAKEIWNCEWKVLMNGLAPSDSEGNYKRPKNLQPEVQIPTKDDLADRDMDQMPYLIVGKSCPWAHRVWIMYEIKGLKATINLNIAQVNTSSGRWTFKPTLKGCKTLQDLYEKCNIKQTKRATVPMLFDPGKEAKSKFRLINNESADLLEILNKWPVKTNNIDLNPKNHHKNIFNWQNLIQENINNGVYKCGFARNQKAYEKASKDLFSTLNIIEESLKLNGPWLCGEDLTIADIRLFPTLIRWESVYQPLFKCSMKPIESFPNIIKWRKTIFNLYNIKKTCNADTWRKDYFGALFPLNPSSIIPQGESISKLVNQ, encoded by the coding sequence ATGGCTACACCACCAATACTTGTAAAAGCGGCTAAAGAAATTTGGAATTGTGAATGGAAGGTTTTAATGAATGGGCTTGCACCTTCAGATTCAGAAGGCAACTACAAAAGGCCTAAGAACCTCCAACCGGAAGTTCAAATCCCCACCAAAGATGATTTAGCAGATAGAGATATGGATCAAATGCCATATTTGATTGTTGGCAAAAGTTGTCCTTGGGCTCACAGAGTATGGATAATGTATGAAATAAAAGGTTTAAAAGCCACAATTAATCTAAATATCGCTCAAGTGAATACATCGAGTGGTAGATGGACATTTAAACCCACACTAAAAGGATGCAAAACACTTCAAGATCTATATGAAAAATGTAATATAAAACAAACCAAAAGAGCTACTGTACCTATGTTATTTGATCCAGGCAAAGAGGCTAAATCAAAATTCAGATTAATAAATAATGAAAGCGCTGACTTATTAGAGATCCTAAACAAATGGCCTGTAAAAACTAATAATATAGACCTCAATCCCAAAAATCATCATAAAAATATATTCAATTGGCAGAATCTAATTCAAGAAAATATTAATAATGGTGTTTATAAATGTGGATTTGCTAGAAACCAAAAAGCTTATGAAAAAGCATCTAAAGATTTGTTTTCAACTCTAAATATTATCGAAGAAAGTCTTAAGCTAAACGGGCCTTGGCTATGCGGAGAAGATTTAACCATTGCTGATATAAGGCTATTTCCTACTCTAATCAGATGGGAGTCTGTTTATCAACCACTGTTTAAGTGCAGCATGAAGCCAATTGAATCATTTCCAAATATAATAAAATGGAGAAAAACTATTTTTAATTTATATAATATTAAAAAAACATGTAATGCAGATACTTGGAGAAAAGATTATTTTGGAGCTTTATTTCCATTAAATCCAAGTAGTATTATTCCGCAAGGTGAAAGTATAAGCAAACTCGTAAATCAGTAA
- a CDS encoding endonuclease MutS2 produces MGFKINHDDSEKTQIIIESLELLEWPTVCSHLSTFAVTQQGRNRCESFDLPLDISLSQQLLCQTLEIGSLDISLDGGISFEGVHDLENILLICSKGGVAIGEDLLKVADTLRAARKLRKLIFDQLIRPRLSELLKDIATLPELQKLLEFGLDEGGRIADRASPKLSELRRYRNSVRLQRKDILQDIIRKYSGLLQDNIISERYGRPVLAFKAGTSDQIKGMVHDSSASGNTIYVEPQVVISIGNRLAKIDSEISNEERRLLANWSKEVGFNADVIAHLGEILLQIEFALSRARYSKWLNGVPAILDEQENTLFEIKDFRHPLLVWNDFHEKKNTVVPTSFDVPSDLKVVAITGPNTGGKTVALKSIGLAVLMAKAGLLLPCTGSPRLPWCKNILADIGDEQSLQQNLSTFSGHILRISRILDAIASFPGTTLVLLDEVGAGTDPSEGTALAMALLKIMADRARLTIATTHFGELKALKYSDSRFENASVSFDSETIKPTFHLQWGIPGRSNAIEISKRLGLDLDVIKRAQEFINPASVDNVNQVIKGLEKQRERQQSAAEDAAALLAKTELLHEELLDSWQKQRQQTEKFNEQGRFKLESSIREGQKEVRHLIKRLRDQNASGETARKVGKRLRQMEKGYRSHRQIPHKPGWVPKIGDKVRLSSIGKAGEIISFSDDGMQLTVLCGVFRSTVSLSAVESLDGQKAEVNTTVKVKTSQVRKNFSLVRTKKNTLDVRGLRVHEAEGVIEERLRNCSGALWVIHGIGSGKLKKGLRKWLDSLSYIEKVADAEPHDGGPGCSVIWMLE; encoded by the coding sequence ATGGGATTTAAAATAAATCATGATGATTCTGAAAAAACACAAATAATTATAGAATCTTTGGAGTTGCTTGAATGGCCAACTGTTTGTAGCCATTTGTCTACATTCGCGGTTACCCAACAAGGTCGTAATAGATGTGAAAGCTTTGATTTGCCATTAGATATATCTCTTAGCCAGCAGCTATTGTGCCAAACATTAGAAATTGGATCATTGGACATTTCTCTTGATGGAGGAATATCTTTTGAAGGTGTTCATGATTTGGAAAATATTCTTTTGATATGCTCCAAAGGTGGTGTCGCCATAGGTGAGGATTTATTAAAAGTAGCTGATACTTTAAGAGCTGCTAGAAAATTACGAAAACTAATATTTGATCAATTAATCCGTCCACGACTCTCTGAATTACTAAAAGACATTGCAACTTTGCCTGAATTGCAAAAACTCCTTGAATTTGGGCTGGATGAAGGTGGGCGAATTGCAGATCGTGCTAGTCCAAAACTCTCTGAATTACGACGCTATAGGAATTCGGTACGTCTTCAAAGAAAAGATATTCTTCAGGATATCATCCGGAAATATAGTGGATTACTTCAAGATAATATTATCTCAGAGAGGTATGGAAGACCTGTCTTAGCATTTAAAGCTGGTACTTCTGACCAGATTAAAGGAATGGTTCATGATAGTTCAGCTTCAGGAAATACGATCTATGTCGAGCCACAAGTTGTCATATCAATAGGGAATCGTTTGGCTAAAATCGATTCTGAAATCTCAAATGAAGAGAGGAGACTTTTAGCTAATTGGAGTAAAGAGGTTGGTTTTAATGCTGATGTAATAGCTCATTTAGGAGAGATTCTTTTGCAGATTGAGTTTGCATTGTCACGAGCACGTTACTCTAAATGGCTTAATGGGGTACCCGCAATTCTTGATGAACAAGAAAATACATTATTTGAGATTAAAGATTTTCGTCATCCTTTATTAGTTTGGAATGATTTTCATGAGAAAAAAAATACGGTAGTTCCAACTAGTTTTGATGTTCCATCTGATTTGAAAGTTGTTGCAATTACAGGTCCTAATACTGGTGGCAAAACAGTTGCTTTGAAAAGTATTGGTCTAGCAGTTTTAATGGCAAAGGCAGGTTTACTTTTACCATGTACAGGTTCACCAAGATTGCCTTGGTGTAAAAATATTTTAGCTGATATTGGTGATGAACAGTCATTGCAGCAGAATTTATCTACATTTAGTGGACATATCCTTCGTATAAGTCGAATACTCGATGCCATAGCTTCTTTCCCTGGTACGACTCTCGTTCTATTAGATGAAGTTGGAGCAGGAACTGATCCCTCTGAGGGTACAGCTTTAGCCATGGCTTTGTTAAAGATCATGGCGGATAGAGCACGATTAACTATTGCTACTACTCATTTTGGCGAATTAAAAGCTCTGAAATATAGTGATTCAAGATTTGAAAATGCTTCAGTTTCTTTTGATAGTGAAACAATAAAACCAACCTTTCATTTGCAATGGGGAATTCCTGGCCGAAGTAATGCAATTGAGATTTCAAAAAGACTTGGTCTTGATTTGGATGTGATAAAACGTGCTCAAGAGTTTATCAATCCTGCAAGTGTTGATAATGTTAATCAAGTTATTAAAGGCCTAGAAAAACAACGAGAGCGGCAACAATCAGCAGCTGAAGATGCCGCGGCTTTATTAGCAAAAACTGAATTATTACATGAAGAATTACTTGATAGTTGGCAGAAACAACGTCAACAAACGGAAAAGTTTAATGAACAAGGAAGGTTCAAATTGGAGTCATCAATTCGAGAAGGTCAAAAAGAAGTTAGACATTTGATTAAACGATTGCGTGATCAAAATGCTAGTGGTGAAACAGCAAGAAAGGTTGGTAAACGATTACGACAAATGGAGAAGGGATATCGAAGCCATAGGCAGATTCCGCATAAGCCGGGCTGGGTTCCCAAGATTGGAGACAAAGTCAGATTGTCTTCTATAGGTAAAGCAGGTGAAATAATTTCTTTCTCAGATGATGGAATGCAATTAACAGTATTATGCGGAGTTTTTCGAAGCACAGTTAGCTTATCTGCAGTAGAAAGTCTTGATGGTCAAAAAGCGGAAGTAAATACAACTGTGAAAGTAAAAACTTCGCAAGTAAGAAAGAATTTTTCTTTGGTTCGCACTAAAAAAAATACTCTAGATGTAAGAGGTTTACGAGTACATGAAGCCGAGGGGGTAATTGAAGAAAGGTTGAGGAATTGTTCTGGTGCATTGTGGGTTATTCATGGAATTGGTTCTGGGAAACTTAAAAAAGGTTTGAGGAAATGGTTAGATTCGCTTTCTTATATTGAGAAAGTAGCCGATGCAGAACCTCATGACGGCGGTCCAGGATGTAGTGTTATATGGATGCTTGAATAA
- a CDS encoding aspartoacylase, protein MMQLQVLLVAGTHGNEINGIFLFDQWQKSPLLINTHGIKTCKVIGNPEAQKAGKRYIHQDLNRSFQEESFLSISSSNFEGSRANELVNLYGEVGEKPCQIALDFHTTTASMGSCLVVYGRRNADLALASLIQNQLGLPIYLHESDQKQTGFLVESWPCGLVIEIGPIGQGLLNSRIISQTKLILETLMEQIHQVHNLTFYPPDKLIIHRHIKSIDFPRDEQGNIDGYVHSLRQSKDWQELKKNDELFFKSNGEIIRFEEEEPYVPVFINEAAYVEKNIAMSFTKRELWDFKKEWKQSLIDLVHQK, encoded by the coding sequence ATGATGCAGCTACAGGTGCTTCTAGTGGCTGGTACACACGGTAATGAGATAAATGGTATTTTTCTTTTCGATCAATGGCAAAAATCACCTCTTTTAATAAATACTCACGGGATAAAAACTTGTAAGGTAATTGGAAATCCAGAAGCGCAAAAGGCTGGGAAAAGATACATTCACCAAGATTTAAATAGGAGTTTCCAAGAAGAATCATTTTTATCTATTAGCTCTTCAAATTTTGAGGGAAGCAGAGCAAATGAATTGGTGAATCTTTACGGAGAGGTCGGAGAAAAACCATGTCAAATAGCATTAGACTTTCATACAACTACAGCTTCCATGGGAAGTTGTTTGGTTGTTTATGGAAGGAGAAATGCAGATTTAGCTCTGGCTTCTTTAATACAAAATCAATTAGGTTTACCAATATATCTTCATGAATCTGATCAAAAACAAACAGGATTTTTAGTTGAATCTTGGCCTTGTGGACTTGTTATAGAAATTGGCCCGATAGGTCAGGGCCTCTTGAATTCAAGAATTATTTCACAAACAAAATTGATTCTTGAGACTTTGATGGAGCAAATTCATCAAGTTCATAACTTAACTTTCTATCCCCCTGATAAGTTGATAATTCACAGGCACATTAAAAGCATCGATTTCCCAAGAGATGAACAAGGCAATATTGATGGATATGTGCATTCTCTAAGGCAATCAAAGGATTGGCAGGAATTGAAGAAAAATGATGAATTGTTTTTCAAATCTAATGGAGAAATAATTAGATTTGAAGAAGAAGAACCTTACGTACCAGTTTTTATAAATGAAGCAGCGTATGTAGAAAAAAATATCGCTATGAGCTTTACCAAAAGAGAATTATGGGATTTTAAAAAAGAATGGAAACAATCGCTTATTGATCTGGTGCATCAGAAGTAA
- a CDS encoding VOC family protein, producing MLEKKSDLNIESVHRLGHVAIRVDNVDRAKSFYLRLGMKLVWDDPDWCYLETGENKDGLALLGPGYKAAGPHFAFHFTNRDEIERIHDSLKNQGVKVGALHDHRDGTSSFYLKDTEGNWLEMLYHPSAGIPTNQ from the coding sequence ATGCTAGAAAAAAAGTCTGACTTAAATATTGAAAGTGTTCATCGCCTCGGCCATGTAGCTATAAGAGTGGATAATGTTGACAGGGCTAAAAGTTTTTACTTGCGCTTAGGAATGAAGCTTGTTTGGGATGACCCTGATTGGTGTTATTTAGAGACAGGAGAGAATAAAGATGGCCTTGCTTTGCTTGGCCCGGGCTATAAAGCTGCTGGTCCACATTTTGCATTTCATTTCACTAATAGGGATGAAATAGAGAGAATTCATGATTCTCTAAAAAATCAAGGTGTAAAGGTTGGCGCTTTGCATGATCATCGAGATGGAACTTCTTCTTTTTATTTGAAAGATACAGAAGGTAATTGGTTGGAAATGCTTTATCACCCATCAGCAGGAATTCCAACAAATCAATAG
- a CDS encoding CP12 domain-containing protein, giving the protein MKTIDEHIKKDESEIQQAKAQGNESKLHHLEDELNSLKEYKEHHPEDKHDPNALELFCDANPDEPECLVYDD; this is encoded by the coding sequence ATGAAAACCATTGACGAGCATATTAAAAAGGATGAATCTGAGATCCAACAAGCCAAAGCTCAGGGAAACGAATCTAAGCTCCATCACTTAGAAGACGAACTTAATTCACTTAAGGAATATAAAGAACATCATCCTGAAGACAAGCATGATCCAAATGCGCTTGAACTTTTCTGCGACGCTAACCCTGATGAACCAGAGTGCTTAGTATACGACGATTAA
- the cgtA gene encoding Obg family GTPase CgtA, producing MQFIDQAIIDVRAGSGGDGISAFRREKYVPAGGPAGGDGGQGGNVVLEADDNLQTLLDFKFQKLISAENGHRGGPNRCTGASGKDTVLKVPCGTEVRHLSTNIIFGDLTHKGQQLIVAFGGKGGFGNARYLSNSNRAPEKFTEGKVGEEWSLQLELKLLAEVGIIGLPNAGKSTLISVLSSARPKIADYPFTTLIPNLGVVRRPSGDGTVFADIPGLISGASKGIGLGHDFLRHIERTKVLLHLIDSASTDPINDFKTINEELTSYGHGLISRPRIFVLNKKELLSENEIKKLLNKIEKLTGKKVHIISAVTKFGLDDLLSSIWKELGY from the coding sequence ATGCAATTTATTGATCAGGCCATTATTGATGTCAGGGCAGGTTCAGGTGGTGATGGCATCTCTGCTTTTAGAAGAGAAAAGTATGTTCCAGCAGGTGGACCTGCGGGTGGAGATGGAGGACAAGGAGGAAATGTTGTTTTAGAGGCTGATGATAATTTACAAACTCTTCTGGATTTCAAATTTCAGAAATTAATTTCTGCTGAGAATGGTCATAGAGGTGGTCCTAATAGATGCACTGGAGCATCAGGAAAAGATACCGTACTTAAAGTTCCATGCGGAACAGAGGTCAGACATCTTTCTACAAATATCATTTTTGGTGACTTAACTCACAAAGGACAGCAACTGATTGTCGCGTTTGGTGGGAAAGGAGGTTTCGGTAATGCTCGCTATCTATCAAACAGTAATAGAGCTCCAGAAAAATTTACTGAAGGGAAAGTTGGTGAAGAATGGTCATTGCAATTGGAATTAAAACTTCTAGCAGAAGTTGGAATTATTGGTTTGCCGAATGCAGGTAAAAGCACGCTGATTTCTGTACTCTCCTCTGCAAGACCAAAAATTGCTGATTATCCTTTTACAACTTTAATACCTAATCTCGGAGTAGTAAGAAGACCCTCAGGAGACGGAACAGTTTTTGCAGATATTCCTGGTTTAATTTCTGGCGCCTCAAAAGGTATTGGACTAGGGCATGATTTTCTCCGACATATTGAAAGAACAAAGGTTTTGCTTCATCTAATTGACTCAGCATCAACCGATCCGATAAATGATTTCAAAACTATTAATGAGGAATTAACTTCTTATGGTCATGGTTTAATTTCTAGGCCTAGAATTTTTGTTTTAAATAAGAAAGAACTATTAAGTGAGAACGAAATTAAAAAACTTCTAAATAAAATTGAGAAATTAACTGGGAAAAAGGTACATATAATTTCTGCAGTAACGAAATTTGGTCTTGATGATTTGCTTAGTTCTATTTGGAAAGAACTTGGATATTAA
- a CDS encoding DUF2301 domain-containing membrane protein has protein sequence MKQADSYFQSSNSIKGVYGDFIVTSNDKKEVLFYRLSILFCGLFFSIGIAQWFTNGSDQTWICLLGMSISMGLSLKWIHIYLRPLHQTLIIFWILGCIGFLILSYHFGVTNLIYGLREDPKSILLIGPLFASLTGIGFKEFFCFRRIEAIGITIFIPIALIGYLTELANESFTLALLMVSSLLLLIMGIRKFNLPAEADIGDKSVFDFLESQRKLEASDR, from the coding sequence ATGAAACAAGCAGATTCCTACTTTCAATCATCAAATTCAATTAAAGGAGTTTATGGAGATTTTATAGTAACTTCTAATGATAAAAAAGAAGTTTTATTTTACCGCTTATCAATTCTTTTCTGCGGCTTATTCTTTTCAATAGGAATAGCCCAATGGTTTACCAATGGATCTGATCAAACATGGATTTGTCTACTTGGCATGTCAATAAGTATGGGTCTAAGTCTTAAGTGGATCCATATATATTTAAGACCTTTACATCAAACACTAATAATTTTCTGGATACTCGGTTGTATTGGATTTTTAATACTTTCATATCATTTTGGAGTAACAAATCTCATCTATGGCCTTAGAGAAGATCCAAAATCGATATTACTTATCGGTCCACTTTTTGCTTCTTTAACGGGGATTGGTTTCAAAGAGTTTTTTTGTTTTAGAAGAATTGAAGCGATAGGGATAACGATTTTTATTCCAATTGCTTTAATTGGATATTTAACTGAATTAGCTAATGAAAGTTTTACTTTGGCACTGCTAATGGTCTCGTCCTTGCTATTGCTAATAATGGGAATAAGGAAATTCAACCTGCCTGCAGAGGCAGATATAGGCGATAAGAGCGTTTTTGATTTTTTAGAAAGCCAAAGGAAGCTAGAAGCATCTGATCGTTGA